Proteins from a single region of Hypanus sabinus isolate sHypSab1 chromosome 26, sHypSab1.hap1, whole genome shotgun sequence:
- the bckdha gene encoding 2-oxoisovalerate dehydrogenase subunit alpha, mitochondrial, translating into MAAVVGHLGRVWSSLGRSFYSRRFLTATVRRALSASHALCQQQFTSLDEKPQFPGASADFVDRLEFIQPNVISGIPIYRVMDRQGQIVNPDEDPKLPKEMVLKFYQKMTLLNTMDRILYESQRQGRISFYMTNYGEEGTHVGSAAALEPDDLVFGQYREAGVLMYRDFPLELFMAQCYASANDVGKGRQMPVHYSSKDLHFVTISSPLATQIPQAVGAAYAYKISQADRAVICYFGEGAASEGDAHAGFNFSATLECPIIFFCRNNGYAISTPTHEQYRGDGIAARGPGYGIISIRVDGNDVFAVYNATKEARRRAVAENQPFLIEAMTYRIGHHSTSDDSSAYRSVDEVNYWDKQDHPISRLRHYMENKGWWDEEQEKAWRKQSRKRVMEAFEEAERALKPKVDYLFSDVYEEIPVVLKKQQEALQRHLKMYGEHYPLDHFEK; encoded by the exons CATGCACTTTGCCAGCAGCAGTTCACATCCCTGGATGAGAAGCCCCAGTTCCCAGGGGCCTCTGCAGATTTTGTGGACAGGCTGGAGTTTATTCAGCCCAACGTGATATCCGGCATTCCCATCTATCGGGTCATGGACCGGCAGGGACAGATCGTGAACCCAGACGAAGACCCCAAG TTGCCGAAGGAGATGGTACTCAAGTTCTATCAGAAGATGACACTGCTGAACACTATGGATCGCATTTTGTATGAATCTCAGCGACAA GGTCGTATATCCTTTTATATGACAAACTACGGTGAAGAGGGCACACACGTAGGCAGTGCAGCTGCGCTGGAACCAGATGACTTGGTGTTTGGACAGTACAGGGAAGCAG GTGTTCTAATGTACCGAGACTTCCCTCTGGAGCTTTTCATGGCGCAGTGTTACGCCAGTGCCAATGATGTGGGCAAGGGCCGTCAAATGCCTGTTCATTACAGCAGTAAAGACCTGCATTTTGTTACCATTTCGTCTCCCCTAGCAACACAAATACCCCAGG CCGTAGGGGCTGCGTATGCCTACAAAATCAGCCAGGCAGACCGCGCAGTCATCTGCTACTTTGGAGAAGGGGCTGCAAGTGAAGGGGACGCTCACGCAGGCTTCAATTTCTCGGCCACTTTGGAGTGTCCCATCATATTCTTCTGCAGAAACAATGGCTATGCCATATCGACACCAACTCACGAGCAGTACCGAGGCGATGGCATTG CTGCCAGAGGTCCTGGTTATGGTATAATATCGATCAGAGTGGATGGGAATGACGTCTTTGCTGTCTATAATGCCACTAAGGAAGCTCGGCGTAGAGCAGTGGCCGAAAACCAGCCCTTCCTCATTGAAGCAATGACTTACAG GATTGGCCATCACAGCACCAGCGATGACAGCTCAGCCTATCGATCCGTGGATGAAGTGAACTACTGGGACAAGCAGGATCATCCCATCTCTAGGCTCCGGCACTACATGGAGAACAAGGGATGGTGGGACGAGGAGCAGGAAAAAGCATGGAGAAAGCAGTCTAGGAAACGG GTGATGGAAGCCTTCGAGGAGGCTGAACGTGCACTGAAGCCCAAGGTGGACTATTTGTTCTCAGACGTGTACGAAGAAATCCCAGTCGTGCTGAAGAAACAGCAGGAGGCCCTGCAGAGGCATCTGAAGATGTATGGAGAGCACTACCCCCTAGACCATTTTGAAAAGTAA